Within Sinorhizobium sp. RAC02, the genomic segment AAACACCGGTGATACGCTGGCGCCGATCAACGACGATCCGGCCATGAAGACCGCCGTCTGCACCTTCTCGGTGGAAAACGGCCCGATCCGCCTTTTTGCGGCGGGCGAAGTGCCGTTCTGGTCGCTCGTCGTCTATGACGAAGCCTCCAACGAGGTCTTCAGCATGAACGACCGCACCTCCGTCAGTGGCGCGCTCGACACGCTGATCGCCACGCCGATCCAGCTCATCGGCATCCGCAAGGCCGTGCCGCAGGAGCTGGAACAGTCGATCCTGGTCGAAATGCGCGGCGAGGAAGGTTACGCCGTGCTGCGCACTTTCGTGCCCACGCGAAGCCGCGAGAACGCGGCAAATGCCTTCCTGGCGGATGCCAGTTGCGAGTCGTTTCCGGCAGAACAACAATAAGGAAGTAGCTCGCCTGGAGTTCGAAGAGCAGGTTTTCCCTGCGATCGTAGATGCGCCGCGACCATCAGCGCGCAAATCCAAACGCTGCGACCGCAGCGATCGGCGAAATCGTCATCAGGGCCGGCGGGCTGTATCCGGGGCGGTCGTCTTCGCGGCCTTGCTGCGCGCGGCAAGCATGGCCGGGGTCAGGCGCTCATAGCGCACGCCGGTGAACAG encodes:
- a CDS encoding DUF1254 domain-containing protein, which translates into the protein MRSLLYAIAVGLVGAALLHIVIILSLPSFTGRDAYTRVQSFGEANRFFPLGNTGDTLAPINDDPAMKTAVCTFSVENGPIRLFAAGEVPFWSLVVYDEASNEVFSMNDRTSVSGALDTLIATPIQLIGIRKAVPQELEQSILVEMRGEEGYAVLRTFVPTRSRENAANAFLADASCESFPAEQQ